The following are encoded together in the Planctobacterium marinum genome:
- the chrA gene encoding chromate efflux transporter, with product MLFSVFKQFLLLGCISFGGPAAHLGYFKKRFVDELNWLSNDDYAQIVALSQFLPGPGSSQTGFAIGYRMAGLAGGIAAFVAFTLPSVIIILLLASFGTGLNDTPVYQGIVQGLKLLAVVVVADATLGMFNSFCNNKITQTLFAVTAVSCILLPSLMLQMLLLLICALVGLIRLKTSAAPQNKPTSAVKPNSLALLLFGLMLLGLPFAAHIAPELAMANTFFHAGSLVFGGGHVVLPMLQSMLSDTISNDVFLSGYAAAQAIPGPMFTFATWLGYHWLPATPLLGASIATLMIFLPGFLLLIGFLKSWQSLSDNPKLQGAMLGINACVTGLLLSALYQPVFISAVSGAMEMVLVIVGLWLLKSIKAPVMWLVGFYVLAGATLLV from the coding sequence ATGCTTTTCTCCGTGTTTAAACAATTTCTGTTGTTGGGTTGCATTAGTTTCGGTGGCCCAGCCGCCCACCTTGGGTATTTTAAAAAGCGCTTCGTGGATGAACTCAACTGGCTAAGTAACGACGACTACGCCCAAATAGTCGCTTTGTCACAATTCCTGCCGGGTCCGGGCTCGAGCCAAACGGGTTTTGCCATCGGCTATCGCATGGCAGGTTTGGCTGGCGGTATAGCAGCCTTTGTGGCTTTTACCCTACCCTCAGTCATCATCATTTTATTATTGGCCAGCTTTGGTACCGGGTTAAATGACACGCCTGTCTATCAAGGTATTGTGCAAGGCTTAAAATTACTGGCTGTGGTGGTGGTAGCTGATGCTACGTTGGGTATGTTTAACAGTTTCTGTAACAACAAAATCACCCAGACATTGTTCGCTGTTACCGCTGTGAGTTGTATTTTATTACCATCACTCATGCTGCAAATGTTGTTATTGTTAATCTGTGCTTTGGTGGGCCTGATTAGGTTAAAGACCAGTGCAGCGCCGCAAAACAAACCAACATCTGCCGTCAAACCCAATTCACTCGCACTGTTGCTCTTTGGGTTAATGCTATTAGGCTTACCGTTTGCTGCTCACATTGCACCAGAACTGGCCATGGCGAATACTTTTTTTCATGCCGGTAGCCTGGTGTTTGGTGGTGGACACGTGGTCCTGCCCATGTTGCAAAGTATGTTGAGTGACACTATCAGCAACGATGTATTTCTGTCGGGCTATGCCGCTGCACAGGCTATTCCGGGTCCCATGTTTACCTTTGCCACTTGGTTGGGTTATCACTGGTTACCTGCAACACCTTTATTGGGAGCAAGTATTGCCACCCTGATGATCTTTTTACCGGGGTTTTTATTGCTTATTGGATTTTTGAAATCCTGGCAGTCCTTATCTGACAACCCTAAATTACAAGGTGCAATGTTGGGCATTAATGCCTGCGTTACGGGATTGTTACTTAGTGCGCTGTATCAACCAGTGTTTATCAGTGCAGTCAGTGGTGCAATGGAAATGGTGCTGGTAATAGTGGGGCTCTGGCTTTTAAAGTCCATCAAAGCCCCGGTGATGTGGCTGGTTGGGTTTTATGTGTTAGCCGGGGCTACCCTGTTGGTTTAA
- a CDS encoding DUF2846 domain-containing protein — MSITNGSINKGTRAAFFVCSVIPNSNAVGKLVNNLDGLYEQSKLIKSFLFSWRKTMKVFIVLLTILLTGCAASGGKFEQIKSFSDETTTVYVMRQWAFGGGATCPDIYLNGKEIGCLKNGGFIRAEVPSGAVYFRADYFSDNDYETLNTVPGEIVYIEWYYKTGADIYTYSYGLDIHEESTALEILKSLRESE, encoded by the coding sequence TTGTCTATCACTAACGGCAGCATAAACAAAGGTACTAGAGCCGCGTTTTTTGTTTGCAGTGTTATCCCCAATAGCAATGCTGTTGGCAAATTAGTCAACAACTTAGATGGACTATATGAGCAAAGTAAGCTCATAAAAAGTTTTTTATTCTCATGGAGAAAAACAATGAAGGTGTTTATCGTTTTATTAACCATATTGTTAACTGGATGCGCTGCTTCTGGTGGTAAATTTGAGCAAATAAAATCATTTTCTGATGAAACTACAACCGTTTACGTTATGCGACAATGGGCATTCGGGGGAGGAGCGACATGTCCAGATATCTATTTGAACGGTAAAGAAATTGGTTGTTTGAAAAACGGAGGATTTATCCGAGCAGAGGTCCCAAGTGGCGCTGTTTATTTTAGAGCCGATTATTTCTCTGATAACGATTATGAAACATTAAACACAGTTCCTGGCGAAATTGTCTATATAGAATGGTATTACAAAACGGGTGCAGACATTTACACATACTCTTATGGTCTTGATATCCACGAAGAGTCTACTGCTTTGGAAATTCTGAAGTCTTTGCGTGAATCTGAGTAA
- the gloA gene encoding lactoylglutathione lyase, which produces MRMLHTMLRVADLDKSIAFYTDVMGMKLLRKSDNEQYRYTLAFVGYGDESEQAVLELTWNWDTDSYDMGNAYGHVAFAVTDIYAMCDAIKARGGDVYREPGPVKGGSTVIAFVRDPDGYAIELIETGS; this is translated from the coding sequence ATGCGAATGCTTCACACCATGCTGCGTGTTGCCGACCTGGACAAATCCATTGCATTTTATACCGATGTAATGGGCATGAAATTGTTGCGCAAAAGCGATAACGAGCAATACCGCTATACCCTGGCGTTTGTAGGCTATGGGGATGAATCAGAGCAGGCGGTTTTAGAACTTACTTGGAACTGGGATACCGACAGCTATGACATGGGCAATGCCTATGGGCACGTAGCGTTTGCCGTAACAGACATATACGCCATGTGCGACGCCATAAAGGCGCGAGGTGGAGATGTTTACCGCGAACCCGGTCCGGTTAAAGGTGGCAGCACCGTTATTGCGTTTGTGCGGGACCCTGACGGTTATGCTATTGAGTTGATTGAAACCGGGAGTTAA
- a CDS encoding GntP family permease: MMSFIGLFGGLALLIFLTIRGFNLFIAAPLCALFTALFSGLPVFLGDNNFISSYMNGFSGFVAAWFFMFLLGALFGKFMEDTGCADAIANTIIGKLGKKHAVVAVVLACAVLTYGGVSVFVVAFSVYPMALSLFKDANLPRRFIPAALAFGSVTFTMTSAGSPEIQNWIPIKYLGTSPFAAWEVSLVVSLFMAVWGFWWLNRMIQNAVANGERFNSRESDPDLTEQRELPNFWLSILPLFVVLGLSFAFHESLQQLALIVALGGGVLTLLVLNFKRFKDISSAVNQGTVGALLAIGNTAAVVGFGSVAKATPAFESAVSVMTSLPGNELVGAAVAVSVIAGLTGSASGGQAIAMPLLGPHYLEQGVNPEQLHRIVSISSGAIDTLPHNGYIVTTIRAICGETHQQAYWPVAALTVVIPLVGLMLAVALFSVF, translated from the coding sequence ATGATGAGTTTCATTGGCCTGTTCGGTGGCCTTGCCCTTTTGATATTCCTTACTATTCGCGGTTTCAATTTATTCATTGCGGCTCCCTTATGTGCGCTGTTCACGGCGCTGTTTTCCGGCTTACCTGTGTTTTTGGGAGACAATAATTTCATCAGTAGTTATATGAATGGCTTTTCCGGCTTCGTTGCCGCCTGGTTTTTTATGTTTTTGTTGGGAGCCTTATTTGGCAAGTTCATGGAAGACACGGGTTGTGCTGATGCGATAGCCAATACCATCATTGGCAAGCTGGGTAAAAAGCACGCTGTCGTTGCAGTCGTATTGGCTTGTGCAGTCTTAACTTATGGTGGTGTCAGTGTTTTCGTGGTGGCATTTTCGGTGTATCCCATGGCACTGAGCTTATTCAAAGACGCTAATCTGCCCCGCCGCTTTATTCCGGCAGCATTAGCCTTTGGCTCGGTGACATTTACCATGACCAGTGCCGGCTCTCCGGAAATCCAAAACTGGATCCCCATTAAATACCTGGGTACATCCCCTTTTGCCGCCTGGGAGGTGAGTCTGGTGGTGTCTTTGTTTATGGCAGTGTGGGGATTTTGGTGGTTGAATAGAATGATCCAAAACGCCGTGGCTAATGGCGAGCGATTTAATAGCCGGGAAAGCGATCCTGACCTGACAGAGCAGCGAGAGTTACCTAACTTCTGGCTCAGCATCTTGCCTTTGTTTGTGGTGTTGGGATTGTCCTTCGCCTTTCATGAATCCCTGCAGCAGCTGGCACTGATTGTGGCATTAGGTGGTGGAGTACTCACCTTGCTAGTACTCAACTTTAAACGCTTCAAGGATATCTCTTCTGCGGTGAATCAGGGCACGGTGGGCGCACTATTGGCGATTGGTAATACTGCCGCTGTCGTGGGCTTTGGTTCGGTGGCTAAAGCGACTCCGGCTTTTGAAAGCGCCGTATCTGTTATGACCAGCTTGCCTGGCAATGAACTTGTAGGGGCGGCGGTAGCCGTTAGCGTGATTGCCGGATTAACAGGGTCAGCTTCTGGAGGCCAGGCAATAGCAATGCCGCTGCTTGGGCCGCATTATTTAGAGCAAGGTGTGAATCCCGAGCAGTTACACCGTATTGTATCTATCTCATCTGGCGCCATCGATACACTGCCCCACAACGGCTATATCGTGACCACAATTCGCGCTATCTGTGGCGAGACTCACCAGCAAGCCTATTGGCCGGTGGCGGCCCTCACTGTGGTTATTCCCTTGGTAGGTTTGATGTTAGCCGTTGCTCTGTTTTCGGTGT
- a CDS encoding MBL fold metallo-hydrolase — MKKPIFKRKVLPAAQLLWFCLLSTFSHFAIADTSPPPQSEKAGYVPPFKLFDNVYYVGDKWVSSYLVKTSEGLIVIDTLEYPWSQWIASNISGLGFDITDITLILITHGHSDHASGAGWLQVQSGAEVLMTIESHKVLNQWLQKADNASVPLPQNIKYLQDNDVIKRGDTTMKVISTPGHTDGAISIALDVFDNNTPYRALIFGGVGTNFQSLALAKFYQESVLKLRRLHEQRPFDVNLANHPHRAQLFARKQHKSGTNPYIDRTGFGEFLKQIENMGKLKFRELNQKAKIGESQ; from the coding sequence ATGAAAAAACCGATTTTTAAGCGGAAAGTTTTACCAGCGGCTCAACTTTTGTGGTTCTGTCTATTAAGCACGTTTAGTCATTTCGCCATAGCGGATACAAGCCCACCTCCTCAATCAGAGAAAGCTGGCTACGTACCGCCATTTAAACTTTTCGATAATGTTTATTACGTGGGTGACAAGTGGGTGTCTTCTTATCTGGTGAAAACTTCAGAAGGGTTGATTGTTATAGATACGCTGGAATACCCATGGAGCCAATGGATAGCCTCAAATATCAGCGGCCTGGGTTTTGATATAACAGATATCACCTTGATATTGATTACTCACGGTCATTCCGATCACGCCAGTGGGGCTGGTTGGTTACAGGTACAAAGTGGCGCTGAAGTGTTAATGACGATCGAATCTCATAAGGTCCTTAATCAATGGTTGCAAAAAGCGGACAACGCCAGCGTTCCTTTGCCCCAAAATATTAAGTACCTGCAGGACAATGATGTCATCAAGCGAGGCGATACCACAATGAAAGTGATCAGCACTCCTGGCCACACCGATGGGGCTATTTCAATCGCACTAGATGTTTTTGATAATAATACACCTTATCGGGCACTGATTTTTGGCGGTGTAGGCACCAACTTTCAATCTCTCGCCTTAGCCAAGTTCTATCAAGAAAGTGTCCTTAAGCTACGCAGACTGCATGAACAACGTCCGTTTGATGTTAACCTGGCTAACCACCCCCACCGGGCACAACTATTTGCAAGAAAACAACACAAAAGTGGTACAAATCCCTATATTGACCGTACTGGTTTTGGTGAATTTTTAAAGCAAATTGAAAATATGGGAAAGCTTAAATTCAGAGAGCTCAACCAAAAAGCTAAAATCGGAGAATCACAATGA
- a CDS encoding protein tyrosine phosphatase family protein yields MKLLSTFVMLCALTLNIAAVQASVIEGAADIRNLKQLPNQVYTGGQPDKAELEALAKSGVKTIINFRGQGEFSDFDEAAVVEQLGMNYVHIPIDSKDALSQENVARFHAALNEHQDGVFLHCGSGNRVGAMFALDAFWNNDKSKEEAIVIGLESGMTSLRGHVESLLDVQ; encoded by the coding sequence ATGAAATTACTATCGACCTTTGTAATGCTGTGCGCACTAACACTAAATATTGCAGCCGTTCAGGCATCCGTAATCGAGGGTGCGGCAGACATCAGAAACTTGAAACAGTTGCCAAATCAGGTTTATACCGGAGGCCAACCCGATAAAGCTGAACTTGAAGCTCTGGCCAAAAGCGGGGTTAAAACCATTATCAATTTCCGTGGTCAAGGTGAGTTCAGCGACTTTGACGAAGCTGCGGTAGTGGAACAACTGGGTATGAACTATGTGCATATCCCCATTGATAGTAAAGATGCTTTGTCACAGGAAAACGTGGCACGCTTTCACGCGGCGTTAAACGAACATCAGGATGGTGTGTTTTTGCATTGTGGTAGTGGCAATCGCGTTGGAGCTATGTTTGCTTTGGATGCATTTTGGAACAACGACAAATCTAAAGAAGAAGCCATCGTTATTGGCCTTGAGTCCGGTATGACATCGCTCAGAGGCCATGTTGAGAGCCTGCTCGACGTTCAGTAA
- the glpQ gene encoding glycerophosphodiester phosphodiesterase, which translates to MNKLSSSLILLYLCSTTLLAKPLVIAHRGASGYLPEHTTEALVMAYMQGADYVEQDLVLSKDGHLTVLHDIHIDTTTDVAQKFPNRKRPDGRYYAIDLNLAELKSLQVRERTNTEQQQVYENRFRGKAGFQIATLAEHIQIIQQLNRQLNKNVGWYIEIKAPQWHLDQGQDIAEILLNSLNKHNLNHKQAKVFVQCFDFKHTKRLRRELGLKTQLVQLIAENEWGESDTNYEYLKTPNGLAEIAAVADGIGPWIPQILNFREGQYVLTGYTERAQAAGLLVHPYTFRTDALPTGISEQELLDALFQIAKVDGVFSDFSDRVVQYLNQIDGH; encoded by the coding sequence ATGAATAAATTATCGTCGTCTCTCATCTTACTGTATTTGTGCAGCACTACCCTACTGGCAAAGCCATTGGTCATCGCCCACCGCGGCGCATCTGGCTACCTGCCAGAACACACCACTGAAGCCTTAGTCATGGCTTACATGCAAGGTGCCGATTATGTAGAACAAGATCTGGTACTCAGTAAAGATGGCCACCTGACGGTATTACATGACATCCACATTGATACCACCACTGATGTAGCACAAAAATTCCCGAACCGAAAACGCCCGGATGGTCGCTATTACGCCATTGATTTGAATCTGGCGGAATTAAAATCCCTACAGGTGAGAGAACGCACCAATACAGAACAACAGCAAGTGTATGAAAACCGCTTTCGAGGCAAAGCCGGATTTCAGATAGCAACACTGGCAGAGCACATTCAGATTATTCAGCAACTAAATCGTCAACTGAATAAAAATGTCGGTTGGTATATCGAAATCAAAGCGCCCCAATGGCACCTCGACCAAGGCCAAGACATTGCAGAAATTCTGCTTAATAGCTTGAATAAACATAACCTCAATCACAAACAAGCCAAGGTGTTTGTGCAGTGCTTTGATTTTAAACACACTAAACGCTTGCGCCGGGAACTGGGGCTGAAAACACAGCTTGTACAACTTATTGCAGAAAATGAATGGGGTGAATCGGATACGAATTACGAGTATTTAAAAACCCCAAACGGGCTTGCAGAAATCGCAGCAGTAGCTGATGGTATTGGTCCCTGGATACCACAAATCCTGAACTTTAGAGAAGGCCAATATGTTTTAACTGGTTATACTGAGCGAGCACAAGCCGCTGGACTGTTAGTGCATCCCTATACCTTTCGTACAGATGCATTGCCAACAGGGATCTCTGAACAAGAATTATTGGATGCCCTATTCCAGATTGCCAAAGTAGATGGGGTATTTTCCGACTTTAGCGACAGAGTTGTGCAATATCTCAATCAAATCGATGGACACTAA